The Persephonella atlantica genome includes a window with the following:
- the truA gene encoding tRNA pseudouridine(38-40) synthase TruA, with amino-acid sequence MKKHNYKLTIRYIGTHYHGWQRQPNHITVQQVIEEKLEELFDEKITLIASGRTDAGVHALGQVANFKTEKYREPQEVYKYLNATLPRDIGIVKAEEVPLSFNARFSAKGKTYFYRIYTKPDPFLYGFGWYVSKKIDIKNMIEALELIKSYKDLRSLAKKGDYLREEVDIRELYLKYDGKEILIYVTASHFLRYMVRKIVAHALRVGTGSLTLSQLEDILKASDPSKGIYIAPPEGLFLKEVYY; translated from the coding sequence ATGAAAAAACACAACTATAAACTGACAATCAGATATATCGGCACCCATTACCACGGCTGGCAGAGACAGCCTAATCACATAACTGTTCAGCAGGTTATAGAGGAGAAATTAGAGGAGCTTTTTGATGAAAAGATTACCCTTATAGCTTCTGGCAGGACAGATGCAGGAGTTCACGCTTTAGGGCAGGTGGCAAACTTTAAAACAGAAAAGTACAGAGAACCTCAGGAAGTTTACAAATATCTGAATGCAACACTCCCACGGGACATAGGAATTGTAAAGGCTGAAGAGGTTCCCCTTTCATTTAACGCCCGCTTCAGTGCAAAAGGAAAAACATATTTTTACAGGATATACACAAAACCAGACCCTTTTCTCTACGGCTTTGGCTGGTATGTCTCAAAAAAAATAGACATAAAAAATATGATAGAAGCCCTTGAGCTGATAAAGTCTTACAAAGACCTGAGAAGTCTTGCAAAAAAGGGAGATTACTTGAGAGAAGAAGTGGACATAAGGGAGCTTTATTTAAAGTATGATGGGAAAGAGATACTTATCTATGTAACTGCCTCCCATTTCCTCAGATATATGGTCAGGAAGATTGTTGCTCACGCCTTGAGGGTAGGAACAGGCTCCCTGACACTTTCACAGTTAGAAGACATCCTTAAAGCATCTGACCCATCAAAAGGAATATACATTGCCCCGCCAGAGGGACTGTTTCTAAAAGAGGTTTATTACTGA
- the era gene encoding GTPase Era: MTQENRNFRAGFVALIGRPNVGKSTIMNHILGTKLSIVSPKPQTTRMRILGVKHDKDAQIIFLDTPGVQKGKDLLTKVVMESAVGSMEEADVIVLIIEADKGWTKEDEQILENYIKKLNKPTILVINKIDKMKDKRMLLPLIEESAKKYDFKEIIPMSAIKGENIDRFVETLKQYLPPSPPLFPEDQITDLPLRFYLAEIIREKIFQNTRQELPYSAAVEVESIQEGEKNKNLVIINATIYVEKENHKGIIIGKKGQMLKKIGQQAREELQQILGKKVHLNLWVKVKPRWKEDIRLLKMLGYQYIS; encoded by the coding sequence ATGACTCAGGAAAACAGAAACTTCAGGGCAGGCTTTGTTGCTCTGATTGGAAGACCCAATGTAGGTAAATCAACAATAATGAACCACATTTTGGGTACAAAACTGTCTATTGTCAGTCCAAAACCTCAGACAACAAGAATGAGAATTTTAGGTGTAAAGCACGACAAAGATGCACAGATAATATTTTTGGACACTCCCGGGGTTCAGAAGGGCAAAGACCTGCTCACAAAGGTTGTTATGGAATCTGCAGTTGGAAGTATGGAAGAGGCAGATGTTATTGTGTTGATAATAGAAGCAGATAAGGGCTGGACAAAGGAAGATGAGCAGATATTAGAGAACTACATAAAGAAGCTGAATAAACCAACAATCCTCGTTATAAACAAGATAGACAAGATGAAAGATAAAAGAATGCTCCTCCCTCTGATAGAAGAAAGTGCCAAAAAGTATGACTTTAAAGAGATTATACCTATGTCAGCAATAAAAGGAGAAAACATAGACAGATTTGTTGAAACGTTAAAACAATACCTTCCTCCATCACCCCCACTCTTCCCAGAAGACCAGATAACAGACCTGCCTCTGAGATTTTACCTTGCAGAGATAATAAGGGAAAAAATATTCCAGAACACAAGACAGGAGCTACCATACTCAGCAGCAGTAGAGGTGGAAAGCATACAGGAAGGAGAGAAAAACAAAAATTTAGTGATAATAAATGCCACTATATATGTTGAGAAGGAAAACCACAAGGGGATTATCATAGGAAAAAAAGGACAGATGCTAAAAAAGATAGGACAGCAGGCAAGAGAAGAACTCCAGCAGATTTTAGGAAAAAAAGTTCATCTGAATCTGTGGGTTAAGGTAAAGCCACGGTGGAAAGAGGACATAAGACTGCTGAAGATGCTTGGCTATCAATATATATCTTAG
- the mgtE gene encoding magnesium transporter has product MLTPTLNVLKETFKRLLYKGNYRVLERILEKTHKGDLVAIFRYLSHQERVKIFQILMNIDIEKASDLLYDLDEDIQIEILRALPVKEAVRILITFSTGEISKIIDKLPVELQNAILEKLAEEEKEELQKFISYGEDSIAPLISEEYIAVEEEKTVEEVLNIIRSAPEDIEVIYIYVVDKKERLIGVVSIKEILTAPPNAQIKDIMTTDVISIRADATKSEAIDIFQRYDLLIIPVVDENDELIGVIYIDDILDAITEKTTEDFFKMAGAQEEELFYTNQILKTAKLRLPWLLVVVFGEMVSAFIISMFDFTIRQFLPIVFFLPLVAAVSGMISSQSAIITARGLSTGKITEYFKDFLNFLLREVKVALIIAFVVATVVGAISSLWLSTHIIGVVIGTALFLNVVIAAFTGGLLPYISLKVHKDPTVATGPITLTLNDILGILIYLGSATFFLEYLKV; this is encoded by the coding sequence TTGCTTACGCCAACACTGAATGTTTTGAAGGAAACCTTCAAAAGGCTTCTGTATAAGGGAAACTACAGAGTTTTAGAGAGGATTTTAGAAAAAACCCACAAGGGAGATTTGGTTGCTATATTTCGGTATCTTTCCCATCAGGAAAGGGTAAAAATATTCCAGATTTTGATGAATATAGATATAGAAAAAGCATCAGACCTCCTTTACGACCTTGACGAGGATATTCAGATAGAGATTCTCAGGGCTTTACCTGTAAAGGAAGCAGTCAGAATTCTGATAACATTTTCTACCGGTGAAATATCTAAGATTATAGACAAACTTCCTGTAGAGCTGCAGAATGCAATATTAGAAAAACTTGCAGAAGAGGAAAAAGAAGAGCTTCAAAAGTTCATATCTTACGGTGAAGACAGTATTGCTCCTTTGATAAGTGAAGAATACATTGCTGTGGAAGAAGAGAAAACTGTTGAAGAGGTTTTGAATATTATCAGAAGTGCTCCTGAAGATATTGAGGTAATTTACATATATGTTGTTGATAAAAAGGAAAGACTTATTGGTGTTGTTTCTATAAAGGAAATTCTGACAGCACCTCCAAATGCACAAATAAAGGACATAATGACAACAGATGTTATATCTATCAGAGCTGATGCAACAAAGAGTGAGGCTATAGACATTTTCCAGAGATACGACCTTCTGATAATACCTGTTGTAGATGAAAATGATGAACTGATAGGGGTTATATACATAGACGACATATTAGATGCCATAACAGAGAAAACAACAGAAGATTTTTTCAAAATGGCTGGAGCACAGGAGGAAGAACTATTTTATACGAACCAGATATTAAAAACTGCAAAACTGAGACTTCCGTGGCTTTTAGTTGTAGTGTTTGGAGAAATGGTTTCTGCATTTATTATCAGCATGTTTGATTTTACTATTAGACAGTTTCTGCCGATAGTGTTCTTCCTCCCATTAGTTGCTGCCGTTTCAGGTATGATAAGCTCCCAGTCTGCTATTATAACTGCGAGAGGACTGTCTACAGGGAAGATAACAGAATACTTTAAGGATTTTTTAAACTTTTTGCTTAGAGAAGTAAAAGTTGCATTAATAATAGCCTTTGTTGTTGCCACAGTTGTTGGAGCTATATCATCCCTGTGGCTGAGTACCCACATAATAGGAGTGGTTATTGGTACTGCTCTTTTTCTTAATGTAGTCATAGCCGCATTTACAGGAGGACTGCTTCCTTACATATCTTTGAAGGTGCATAAAGACCCTACTGTAGCAACAGGCCCCATAACCCTGACGCTGAATGACATACTGGGAATACTCATATACTTGGGCAGTGCTACTTTTTTCCTTGAATATCTGAAGGTTTAA
- a CDS encoding MFS transporter — MAKINKNIIFLGIVSLLTDISSEMIFPILPVFLDHFLKATKFEIGIIEGTAQLVASFLKVFSGHLSDRVGKKKPIIVAGYLLSTVSKPFLYFAAGWKDVLLLRVIERTGKGIRTAPRDALISAYTTQEKSGRAFGIHRGMDTLGAVLGSLSAFVIILFLGETESSFRLIFLISFFPAFLAVIVLLFFVKEKPFHSVKKRSFRLKDLPVSYYWFLFFQGIFMLFSMNYAFMILKSSNVGVSLGYIPVVYILFNVVYAVFSYPFGLWADRFGKVETLTAVYLIFSITAFVFTLDTPVAGWIGFVLYGIFMAGYEVITRALISDIVSPQLKGTAYGMFHTLSGITVFLSVVIAGFLWDRFGADVPFYLSSAGSLIISMIIYIKLKDKL, encoded by the coding sequence ATGGCAAAAATTAATAAAAATATAATCTTTTTAGGAATTGTCAGCTTATTGACAGACATTTCCAGTGAGATGATTTTCCCTATTCTTCCTGTTTTCCTTGACCATTTCCTGAAAGCTACAAAGTTTGAGATTGGGATTATTGAAGGAACTGCCCAGCTTGTTGCCAGTTTTTTAAAGGTGTTTTCTGGACATCTGTCAGACAGAGTTGGGAAGAAAAAACCTATCATTGTTGCAGGATACCTGCTCTCTACTGTTTCCAAACCTTTTCTGTATTTTGCAGCGGGATGGAAGGATGTCCTGCTGTTAAGGGTTATTGAAAGAACAGGAAAAGGAATAAGAACAGCTCCCAGAGATGCACTGATTTCTGCATATACGACACAGGAGAAAAGCGGTAGAGCTTTTGGTATCCATAGGGGGATGGACACTTTAGGTGCTGTTTTAGGTAGTCTGTCTGCATTTGTTATTATTCTTTTTCTTGGAGAAACAGAAAGCAGTTTCAGGCTTATTTTTCTTATTTCCTTTTTTCCTGCTTTTCTGGCTGTTATTGTTCTTCTGTTTTTTGTAAAAGAGAAACCTTTTCATTCTGTCAAAAAGAGGAGTTTCAGGCTCAAAGACCTGCCTGTCAGCTACTACTGGTTTTTATTCTTTCAGGGTATTTTTATGCTCTTTTCTATGAATTATGCATTTATGATTTTAAAGTCCAGTAATGTTGGAGTGTCATTGGGATACATTCCTGTTGTTTATATTCTCTTTAATGTTGTTTATGCTGTTTTCAGCTACCCTTTTGGCCTCTGGGCAGACAGATTTGGTAAGGTAGAAACCCTTACAGCTGTTTACCTGATATTTTCTATAACAGCTTTTGTTTTTACACTTGATACCCCTGTTGCTGGATGGATTGGCTTTGTTCTTTACGGCATTTTTATGGCTGGTTATGAGGTGATTACAAGAGCATTAATATCAGATATAGTATCACCACAACTTAAAGGAACTGCTTACGGTATGTTCCACACACTTTCAGGTATCACTGTCTTTCTTTCTGTTGTTATTGCAGGATTTCTGTGGGATAGATTTGGGGCTGATGTACCATTTTATCTTTCCTCTGCAGGTTCATTAATTATCAGTATGATTATTTACATAAAACTGAAGGATAAATTGTAA
- a CDS encoding rhodanese-like domain-containing protein: MSEISVIVNIREAIEADKEKPNLGMVDIHRARELIEEAGAVLLDVRPPAKVEGENAEEANVPNAYYVPVVEFPQQFEEGRIPQDRTAPIVVGCKLVKFANRVMGYLEALGYKNVYVLDTDIKDLIELYKAKQS; the protein is encoded by the coding sequence ATGTCAGAGATTAGCGTTATAGTAAACATCAGGGAAGCTATAGAGGCAGACAAAGAAAAACCAAATCTTGGAATGGTAGACATCCACAGGGCAAGGGAGTTGATAGAAGAGGCAGGAGCTGTTTTGTTGGACGTGAGGCCTCCAGCAAAAGTTGAAGGAGAGAATGCTGAAGAAGCTAATGTTCCAAATGCATACTATGTTCCTGTTGTGGAATTTCCACAGCAGTTTGAAGAGGGAAGGATTCCACAGGATAGGACTGCACCGATAGTGGTAGGCTGTAAATTAGTCAAGTTTGCCAACAGGGTAATGGGCTATCTTGAAGCATTAGGATATAAGAATGTTTATGTTTTAGATACTGACATAAAAGACCTTATAGAGCTGTATAAGGCAAAGCAATCCTGA
- the recN gene encoding DNA repair protein RecN, producing MLSRIKINSFLYLKEIDIELSEGLNVFTGETGVGKSLIVDAVEFVFGKKGGFEDGSYVELVFENVNGSYAEDGMVILAREVKKGKNYYYINGRRATLSALKEASDGLIIVHSQHQHQSLFRKDSHREILDSYAQIDNLIKEYQKQFEKLKQIEKKLEYLKNQQSNRLRELDILQFQLEELEEADLKEGEKEQLENRYRYLTNVSLIKEAVFSAENILSEDEDSVSDKIAQVLKELTKVSSYAPEINDVLSALEEAKAIIDDAVYQLSRFDIDVDFQELSQIEERLNLINRLETKYNTDEKGLIELKRQFRERVDYLKNLEFELPEIEKERERVYADVQTLADRISHTRKEKAKLLEEEIKKHLKELALKEAQFVVKIEEKPLDRYGKDSVYFYFSANRGFEPQPVDEVASGGEISRLSLALKLVVGSDVDCLVFDEVDTGIGGKTAVYLAEKLKKLSQDYQVILITHLPQVAVCGDRHFYIDKVFTDSETVAVVKQLSSEDRVKEIARMLSGKTDRHTLNLAKQLLESVR from the coding sequence ATGCTCAGCAGAATAAAGATAAACAGCTTTTTATATCTGAAGGAGATTGACATTGAGCTTTCTGAAGGGCTTAATGTGTTTACAGGTGAAACAGGAGTAGGGAAGTCTCTGATTGTTGATGCTGTGGAGTTTGTTTTTGGAAAGAAAGGAGGTTTTGAAGATGGTAGCTACGTTGAGCTTGTCTTTGAAAATGTAAACGGCAGTTATGCTGAAGACGGTATGGTAATCCTTGCAAGAGAAGTAAAAAAGGGTAAAAACTATTACTACATAAACGGCAGAAGGGCTACCCTTTCTGCGTTAAAAGAAGCATCAGATGGACTGATAATAGTGCATTCACAGCATCAGCATCAATCTCTATTCAGGAAAGACAGCCACAGGGAGATATTAGACAGTTATGCTCAGATAGATAATCTTATAAAAGAGTATCAGAAGCAGTTTGAAAAGCTGAAACAGATTGAAAAAAAGTTAGAATATCTGAAAAATCAGCAGTCAAACAGATTGAGAGAGTTAGACATACTTCAGTTTCAGTTAGAGGAGTTAGAAGAAGCAGACCTTAAAGAAGGAGAAAAAGAGCAGTTAGAAAACAGATACAGATATCTGACTAACGTCAGTCTAATAAAAGAAGCTGTTTTTAGTGCAGAGAACATTCTCTCTGAAGATGAAGACTCTGTTTCAGATAAAATAGCACAAGTGTTAAAGGAACTTACAAAGGTATCTTCATATGCACCAGAGATAAACGACGTTCTGTCTGCCCTTGAAGAGGCGAAAGCCATTATTGATGATGCTGTTTATCAGCTGTCAAGGTTTGATATAGATGTTGATTTTCAGGAGCTTTCCCAGATAGAAGAAAGGCTTAACCTGATAAACAGATTGGAAACAAAGTACAACACAGATGAAAAGGGACTGATAGAGCTAAAAAGGCAGTTCAGAGAGAGGGTTGATTACCTGAAGAATTTAGAGTTTGAACTGCCGGAGATTGAAAAAGAAAGGGAAAGAGTTTACGCAGATGTCCAAACTCTTGCAGACCGGATATCCCACACAAGGAAAGAGAAGGCAAAGCTGTTAGAAGAGGAGATTAAGAAGCACCTGAAAGAGCTTGCCCTAAAGGAAGCACAGTTTGTTGTAAAAATTGAAGAAAAACCTTTAGACAGATATGGAAAAGACAGTGTTTATTTTTATTTCTCTGCTAACAGAGGTTTTGAGCCTCAACCTGTTGATGAGGTTGCATCAGGTGGAGAAATTTCAAGGCTCTCCCTTGCCCTAAAGCTTGTTGTTGGTAGTGATGTGGACTGCCTTGTTTTTGATGAAGTTGATACAGGAATTGGAGGAAAAACAGCTGTTTATCTTGCTGAAAAACTGAAAAAACTGTCCCAAGATTATCAGGTGATACTGATTACACACCTTCCACAGGTGGCAGTTTGTGGAGACAGACATTTTTATATTGATAAAGTTTTTACTGATAGTGAGACTGTTGCTGTTGTAAAACAGTTAAGCAGTGAGGACAGAGTGAAAGAGATTGCCAGAATGTTAAGTGGAAAAACAGACCGCCACACATTAAATCTTGCAAAACAGCTCCTTGAAAGTGTCAGATGA
- the bioD gene encoding dethiobiotin synthase, with protein sequence MSKAVFITGTDTGVGKTVVAGAVVKLLKDKGYNVGYFKPVETGCSPECSDAKTISRITGQHIDEVVLYQFKNPVAPLVAERLEGKKIDMARIYSHLDKLKRSYEYLVVEGAGGIKVPITEEDGNIVTYLDFVYETFLPVVVVSRAGLGTINHTVLTVDVLNSVNIEIKGIIVNGYTGDSISERTNPEIIHEMTGVPVISVINRMDNPMESIAYYYPEIVNFIF encoded by the coding sequence TTGAGTAAAGCTGTATTTATAACAGGAACAGATACAGGTGTAGGTAAAACAGTAGTTGCCGGTGCTGTTGTAAAACTGCTGAAAGATAAGGGATACAATGTAGGGTACTTTAAACCTGTTGAGACAGGATGCAGTCCTGAATGTTCTGACGCAAAAACCATCTCTCGGATAACAGGTCAGCATATAGATGAGGTAGTTCTTTACCAGTTTAAAAATCCTGTTGCTCCTTTGGTTGCTGAGAGATTGGAAGGTAAGAAAATAGACATGGCAAGGATTTATTCCCATTTAGACAAACTGAAAAGAAGCTACGAATATCTTGTTGTTGAAGGAGCTGGAGGTATAAAGGTTCCCATAACAGAAGAAGATGGAAATATTGTTACATATCTTGATTTTGTTTATGAAACCTTTCTTCCTGTTGTTGTTGTTTCACGGGCAGGGCTTGGAACAATAAATCACACTGTTTTGACAGTTGATGTCCTCAACTCTGTAAATATTGAGATAAAAGGAATAATTGTAAATGGTTATACCGGTGATTCTATATCAGAAAGGACAAACCCTGAGATTATACATGAGATGACAGGTGTTCCTGTTATATCTGTGATTAACAGAATGGATAATCCTATGGAAAGTATAGCTTATTACTATCCTGAGATAGTTAACTTTATATTTTAA
- a CDS encoding CZB domain-containing protein, whose translation MKNLADVVSGKISWIPPDYTECALGKWYYSTGEDEIKKISESSYEMFKGIEQPHREFHLTGNSFIENFKNKKIESAINDGMKLINQSAEVVLSIQKLAENIRVCKVKI comes from the coding sequence ATGAAAAATTTGGCAGATGTAGTGTCAGGAAAAATCAGCTGGATTCCCCCAGATTACACAGAATGTGCCCTTGGCAAGTGGTACTATTCAACAGGAGAAGATGAAATAAAGAAAATCAGTGAATCTTCTTATGAGATGTTCAAAGGTATTGAACAGCCCCACAGGGAGTTCCACCTGACTGGAAACAGTTTTATTGAAAACTTTAAAAATAAAAAGATAGAAAGTGCAATTAATGATGGAATGAAACTGATAAACCAGTCTGCTGAGGTTGTATTATCAATCCAAAAACTTGCAGAAAACATAAGGGTATGCAAAGTTAAAATATAA
- a CDS encoding TrpB-like pyridoxal phosphate-dependent enzyme, which yields MKKILLEENEIPKHWYNILPDLPSPLEPPLDPQTNQPMNPEKLKALFPEALIEQEMSQERWIPIPQEVLEVYSIWRPTPLIRATKLEEYLDTPAKIYYKYEGIAPPGSHKPNTAVPQAYYNAKEGIKKLTTETGAGQWGSSLAFAGQYFGIQVKVYMVKVSFQQKPYRRVLMETWGAKVIPSPSPYTKSGRKILQEDPDNPGSLGIAISEAVEEALENPDTHYSLGSVLNHVLLHQTVIGLEAKKQLAKVKHYPDIIIGSVGGGSNFGGLALPFMIERLSGDSCTRFIAVEPYSCPTLTKGEYRYDFGDTVGFTPLMKMHTLGHDFIPPSIHAGGLRYHGMAPIISKLYDEGLIEAVAVKQTEIFKAAVEFARTEGIVPAPESAHAVKVAIDEALKCRETGEPKVILFNLSGHGLLDMMAYQKYFEGELID from the coding sequence ATGAAAAAGATACTACTTGAAGAAAATGAAATTCCTAAACACTGGTATAACATACTCCCAGACCTTCCTTCACCTTTAGAACCACCCCTTGACCCTCAGACAAATCAACCTATGAATCCAGAAAAATTAAAAGCTCTATTTCCAGAGGCACTTATAGAGCAGGAAATGTCTCAGGAGAGATGGATACCTATCCCACAGGAGGTTTTAGAGGTTTACTCTATCTGGAGACCAACTCCTTTAATAAGAGCAACAAAGTTAGAGGAGTATTTAGACACCCCTGCAAAAATTTACTATAAATACGAAGGCATTGCTCCTCCAGGAAGCCACAAGCCAAACACTGCCGTCCCTCAGGCTTACTACAACGCAAAAGAAGGGATAAAAAAGCTGACAACAGAAACAGGAGCAGGCCAGTGGGGTAGCTCCCTTGCATTTGCAGGACAGTATTTTGGAATTCAGGTAAAGGTTTACATGGTAAAGGTCAGCTTCCAGCAAAAGCCATACAGAAGAGTGCTTATGGAAACATGGGGAGCTAAGGTTATCCCAAGCCCCAGCCCATATACAAAATCAGGCAGAAAAATACTGCAGGAAGACCCTGATAATCCAGGAAGTTTAGGTATAGCTATAAGTGAAGCTGTGGAAGAAGCCCTTGAAAATCCAGACACCCATTACTCACTTGGGAGTGTTTTAAATCACGTTCTTCTGCATCAGACAGTTATAGGATTAGAAGCAAAAAAACAGCTTGCAAAGGTAAAACATTATCCAGACATCATAATAGGCTCTGTAGGTGGTGGAAGTAATTTTGGAGGTTTAGCCCTACCTTTTATGATAGAAAGACTATCTGGAGACAGCTGTACCAGATTTATCGCTGTGGAGCCTTATTCCTGTCCTACACTGACAAAAGGAGAGTATAGATACGACTTTGGTGATACAGTAGGTTTTACTCCACTTATGAAAATGCATACTCTGGGACACGACTTTATACCACCTTCTATACACGCAGGAGGACTCAGATACCATGGAATGGCTCCAATAATATCAAAGCTTTATGATGAAGGATTAATAGAAGCTGTGGCAGTTAAACAAACGGAAATATTCAAAGCAGCTGTTGAGTTTGCAAGAACAGAAGGAATAGTTCCAGCACCAGAATCTGCCCACGCAGTTAAGGTGGCGATAGATGAAGCTCTAAAATGCAGAGAAACTGGAGAGCCCAAGGTTATACTGTTTAACCTCAGCGGTCATGGACTGTTAGATATGATGGCTTACCAGAAGTACTTTGAAGGGGAACTGATTGATTAA
- the fabD gene encoding ACP S-malonyltransferase: protein MGKVAFVFPGQGSQQVGMGKDVYEIYPEIQEIYHRTDERLGFELSRIIFEDEEKLNLTQYTQPALVITSYALFYALKKSRPDVVPSYTAGHSLGEFSALVASDALNPVDAVWITHIRGKLMQEAVPEGAGKMAAIIGLPAEEIEKTLQEISGIVEVANYNSPEQTVISGETEAVEKAMEVLKEKGAKKVVPLAVSVPAHSSLLRDKAEEFGKYLEEIEIKDAQIPVISNITGKPLTDAGEIRKELKEHFYSPVRWVQSVQFMVDEGVDAFIEIGPKKVLTGLIRRISKGVNLINIQTLQDIQKI, encoded by the coding sequence ATGGGAAAGGTTGCTTTCGTTTTTCCGGGACAGGGTTCACAGCAGGTTGGTATGGGAAAGGACGTTTATGAAATTTATCCTGAAATTCAGGAAATTTACCACAGGACAGATGAAAGGCTTGGTTTTGAACTGAGCAGAATAATATTTGAAGATGAAGAAAAACTCAATCTTACCCAGTACACCCAGCCTGCCCTCGTTATTACCTCTTATGCTCTTTTTTATGCATTGAAAAAAAGTAGACCAGATGTGGTTCCATCCTATACTGCAGGGCATTCTTTAGGTGAATTTTCTGCCCTTGTTGCTTCAGATGCTTTAAACCCTGTTGATGCTGTCTGGATAACACACATAAGAGGGAAGCTTATGCAGGAGGCTGTTCCAGAGGGAGCAGGTAAAATGGCTGCTATTATAGGTCTGCCTGCTGAAGAGATAGAAAAAACCCTTCAGGAGATTTCAGGCATTGTTGAGGTAGCAAACTACAACTCTCCTGAACAGACTGTTATATCTGGAGAAACAGAGGCTGTTGAAAAAGCTATGGAAGTTCTGAAAGAAAAGGGGGCGAAAAAGGTTGTTCCCCTTGCTGTTTCTGTTCCAGCCCATTCTTCTCTGTTGAGAGACAAAGCTGAAGAGTTTGGAAAATATTTAGAGGAGATAGAGATTAAAGATGCTCAGATACCAGTTATCTCAAACATAACTGGAAAGCCTCTGACAGATGCAGGGGAAATCAGAAAAGAACTGAAAGAGCATTTCTACTCTCCTGTCAGATGGGTTCAGTCTGTTCAGTTTATGGTAGATGAAGGGGTTGATGCTTTTATTGAGATTGGTCCCAAAAAAGTTTTGACAGGGCTTATAAGAAGAATAAGCAAAGGTGTAAATCTGATTAATATTCAAACATTACAGGATATACAAAAAATATAG